A window of Sulfurimonas gotlandica GD1 contains these coding sequences:
- a CDS encoding energy transducer TonB, with protein sequence MIRHSSSFLFSLIFHGTLVLILFFTWKNIPSMSKVDCENKICVQLCDVIVEKPAVKPAPKPAPKPKLKPIPKELTKPKFKPKPIVKKIEIVKEVPVVMPELIKEESVVEVVKEEIAEEKPVEATQIVQEQIIEEQIVQEESIVEGLEAKQVRLEQEYMQEHIAKIIQLLQDNLYYPRRARKRGTVGEVMVKFTLSTDAVAHSIKVVSSNSEILSRAAIKTIEELSGKFPKPSEVLILHVPINYSLKM encoded by the coding sequence ATGATTAGACACAGCAGCTCATTTTTATTTTCTTTGATATTTCATGGAACTTTGGTACTAATACTATTTTTTACATGGAAAAATATTCCATCGATGAGTAAGGTTGATTGTGAAAATAAAATTTGTGTGCAACTATGTGATGTAATAGTTGAAAAACCAGCTGTAAAACCTGCTCCAAAACCTGCTCCAAAACCAAAACTAAAACCTATTCCTAAAGAACTTACAAAACCAAAATTTAAACCAAAACCAATTGTTAAAAAGATAGAAATAGTAAAAGAAGTGCCTGTAGTTATGCCAGAGCTAATAAAAGAAGAGTCTGTTGTAGAAGTAGTTAAAGAAGAGATAGCAGAAGAAAAGCCTGTTGAAGCAACTCAAATAGTACAAGAGCAAATAATAGAAGAGCAGATAGTTCAAGAAGAGAGTATTGTTGAAGGCTTAGAAGCTAAACAAGTACGACTTGAACAAGAATACATGCAAGAACATATTGCAAAGATAATTCAACTACTCCAAGATAATCTGTATTATCCAAGAAGAGCTAGAAAAAGAGGCACTGTAGGAGAGGTTATGGTTAAGTTTACACTATCTACAGATGCGGTAGCTCATTCTATAAAAGTAGTTTCTTCAAATAGTGAAATACTAAGTCGTGCTGCAATAAAAACTATCGAAGAGCTGTCTGGAAAGTTTCCAAAACCAAGTGAAGTCTTAATCCTTCACGTCCCAATAAACTATAGTCTAAAGATGTAG
- a CDS encoding rubredoxin → MKKYKCVFCGWVYDPAIGDEKAGIPAGTAFEDLPDNWVCPGCGSAREYFNPID, encoded by the coding sequence ATGAAAAAGTATAAATGTGTTTTTTGCGGATGGGTATATGATCCAGCTATTGGGGATGAAAAAGCAGGGATTCCTGCAGGAACAGCCTTTGAAGATTTACCGGACAACTGGGTATGTCCAGGATGTGGATCAGCAAGAGAGTATTTTAATCCTATAGATTAA
- a CDS encoding hybrid sensor histidine kinase/response regulator: MQVDFYSKNILIVDDNKVNILVLEGLLEDEGYTSILSATSALQAYDILKKNNIDMILLDVMMPQIDGIEACRTIRQTPNYNHIPIIMITADISDETLRKSFEAGANDYLNKPVNMTNLKVRIESQFMNAHKDALILNQNRLLAVNETVQMLAHQWRQPLSIISTITMDIAVAYEFDELTAEHLDRSLNNINNAVQELSKTLDEFRQISNIEESTSLNNINDTVNKSIKLIEDRFESNHINLETDLQHQQDILYFPNELVKILISIYTNSIEAFKKTPHEIKKFIKISTKQNKDYTYIEAVDNAGGIDKDLINRIFDPYVSTKDEKNAVGLGLYNAFNILKESMHASIKVTSQNSQTTVTIKIPNTK, from the coding sequence ATGCAAGTGGATTTTTATTCAAAAAACATTCTTATAGTAGATGACAACAAAGTTAATATACTAGTTCTAGAAGGTCTGCTTGAAGATGAAGGGTATACATCTATCCTTAGTGCAACATCTGCACTCCAAGCTTATGATATACTCAAAAAAAACAATATTGATATGATTCTTTTAGATGTAATGATGCCACAAATAGATGGTATTGAAGCATGTAGAACCATTCGCCAAACTCCAAACTATAATCATATACCAATCATAATGATAACTGCTGACATTAGTGATGAAACACTGCGTAAAAGTTTCGAAGCAGGAGCTAATGACTATTTAAACAAACCAGTGAATATGACCAACTTAAAAGTAAGAATAGAGAGTCAGTTTATGAATGCTCACAAAGACGCTCTTATTTTAAATCAAAACAGACTACTGGCAGTTAATGAGACTGTTCAGATGCTAGCTCATCAGTGGAGACAACCGCTATCAATCATTAGTACTATAACAATGGACATAGCTGTTGCCTATGAGTTTGATGAGTTAACGGCTGAACATTTAGACAGATCACTTAACAACATAAACAATGCAGTGCAAGAACTCTCAAAAACACTGGATGAGTTTCGTCAAATCTCTAACATTGAAGAGTCAACTTCTCTTAATAATATTAATGACACAGTAAATAAAAGCATAAAACTAATAGAAGATAGATTTGAGTCAAATCATATTAATCTTGAAACAGATTTGCAACATCAGCAAGACATATTATATTTTCCAAATGAGTTAGTAAAAATCCTTATTAGCATCTATACTAACTCTATTGAAGCTTTTAAAAAAACACCTCATGAAATAAAAAAGTTTATTAAAATATCTACAAAACAAAATAAAGATTATACATATATCGAAGCTGTTGATAATGCAGGTGGAATAGATAAAGATTTAATAAACAGAATATTTGATCCATATGTTAGTACAAAAGATGAAAAAAATGCTGTAGGATTAGGTCTGTATAATGCATTTAACATACTAAAAGAATCTATGCATGCAAGCATAAAAGTGACATCACAAAATTCTCAAACAACTGTCACAATAAAAATTCCAAACACTAAATAA
- a CDS encoding VWA domain-containing protein — translation MKPIYFVHLHFLSAKKNFLKLEWIVKVLIFISLCIALASPIVVDKLSPNNRHGKDIVLAIDASGSMNSSGFDFEDEVSDGKRLSRFEITKIIASEFIQKRISDNVGVVLYGDFAFIASPITYEKEIVTQMLGYLTQGMAGQNTAIGEAIAMGVRSFKHSKAKTKVIVLLSDGEHNSGSVSPKEATELAKEQGIKIYTIAMGNKGEADEALLETIAKDSNGEFFSASSAKELKNIYDEIDKLESSNIKSREYVLKNYFYQIFLLLASGLLLFLLYREIKK, via the coding sequence ATGAAACCTATATATTTTGTGCATCTTCATTTTTTGTCTGCTAAAAAGAATTTTTTAAAGCTAGAATGGATTGTAAAAGTCCTAATATTTATATCTCTTTGTATTGCACTTGCATCTCCGATAGTTGTAGATAAATTAAGCCCAAATAATAGACATGGTAAAGATATAGTACTAGCGATTGATGCAAGTGGTTCCATGAATTCATCAGGGTTTGACTTTGAAGATGAAGTAAGTGATGGTAAAAGACTTAGTCGGTTTGAGATAACAAAAATAATAGCGTCTGAGTTTATACAAAAAAGAATCAGTGATAATGTAGGAGTAGTCTTGTATGGAGACTTTGCTTTTATTGCCTCTCCTATTACATATGAGAAAGAGATAGTGACTCAGATGCTAGGATACTTGACTCAAGGTATGGCTGGACAAAATACGGCGATAGGCGAAGCTATAGCTATGGGTGTCCGCTCATTTAAACACTCTAAGGCAAAAACTAAAGTTATTGTCCTTCTTAGTGATGGTGAACACAACAGTGGAAGCGTCTCACCCAAAGAAGCTACAGAGCTTGCAAAAGAGCAGGGTATTAAAATATATACTATTGCTATGGGGAATAAGGGTGAAGCTGATGAGGCACTGTTAGAGACTATTGCCAAAGATTCAAACGGTGAGTTTTTCAGTGCCAGTTCTGCAAAAGAGTTAAAAAATATCTATGATGAGATTGATAAACTGGAATCTTCAAACATAAAAAGCAGAGAGTATGTCTTAAAAAACTATTTTTATCAGATATTTTTACTTCTTGCATCTGGACTGCTTCTATTTTTACTATACAGAGAGATAAAGAAATGA
- a CDS encoding VWA domain-containing protein, producing MSFLYPEYFWLFLFLVAGFIKKDFRALRIVGLGYIVTFVFIVLALTRPVVEQEPIKSEQVLSDVVIAVDLSYSMQAMDVPPSRLKKAKEILKSLIKSEQKSRFGILGFTTNAIILSPMTEDSELLEHLFSSLDDKLIITKGSSIMPALELARKMSQSKNLSMVILSDGADEISYEDEAKFAKKNYLVVNVLMLATKTGGTLMLENGELLKDETNDIVVSRENSSIQEISDATGGVYTKSFDDLVDALQNQKSDDKKSETTIIRNLELFYYLILLAIISFLVSITTLKRHVVALLLMFGISLEASLLEYFEDKNNLEFKKASSYYKSGEYEKALNSYERVKSANAEFKSVVFYNMGNSLVRLKEFKKAREAYLKSLTLSYSKEADENLYYIKEVSEQMQMSTGQQKSDKKSSMAKKENSNKKKKEGGSSNMKVSASASSGAEDSGKKTSSESKVDLNSGKAKLSSKQYELINRRGVNEKQPW from the coding sequence ATGAGTTTTTTATATCCTGAGTATTTTTGGCTTTTTCTATTTTTAGTAGCAGGGTTTATAAAGAAGGATTTTAGAGCTCTGCGTATTGTTGGTCTTGGATACATTGTTACTTTTGTTTTTATAGTTTTAGCTTTGACGCGTCCAGTAGTAGAGCAAGAACCGATAAAAAGTGAACAAGTGTTAAGTGATGTAGTAATAGCAGTTGATCTGTCTTACTCAATGCAAGCTATGGATGTTCCTCCTTCGAGACTTAAAAAAGCAAAAGAGATTTTAAAGAGTCTCATAAAGAGTGAACAAAAGAGTAGATTTGGGATACTTGGCTTTACTACAAATGCAATAATTCTCTCCCCAATGACAGAAGATAGTGAACTCTTGGAGCATCTCTTCAGCTCACTTGATGATAAGCTAATTATTACAAAGGGCAGTAGTATTATGCCGGCCTTAGAGTTAGCTAGAAAAATGTCTCAGTCAAAAAATCTAAGTATGGTCATATTAAGCGATGGAGCAGATGAGATTAGTTATGAAGATGAAGCAAAGTTTGCCAAAAAGAACTATCTTGTTGTAAATGTATTAATGCTTGCAACCAAGACTGGTGGAACTCTGATGCTCGAAAATGGTGAACTTTTAAAAGATGAGACTAACGATATAGTTGTAAGTAGAGAGAACTCTTCTATACAAGAAATCTCAGATGCTACAGGTGGAGTTTATACAAAAAGTTTTGATGACTTAGTAGATGCATTGCAAAATCAAAAGAGTGATGATAAAAAATCTGAGACTACTATCATTAGAAATCTAGAACTATTTTACTACCTTATACTCTTAGCAATAATCTCGTTTTTAGTAAGCATTACGACTCTAAAGAGACATGTAGTGGCTCTTTTACTTATGTTTGGAATTAGCTTAGAAGCAAGTTTGTTGGAGTATTTTGAAGATAAAAACAATCTTGAATTTAAAAAAGCCAGTTCTTACTACAAAAGTGGAGAGTATGAAAAAGCACTAAACTCTTATGAGAGAGTAAAGTCTGCAAATGCTGAGTTTAAATCTGTTGTATTCTATAATATGGGTAATTCACTAGTAAGACTAAAAGAGTTTAAAAAGGCTAGAGAAGCTTACCTAAAGTCACTCACACTTAGTTACTCTAAAGAAGCAGATGAGAACCTATACTACATTAAAGAAGTAAGTGAGCAGATGCAGATGAGTACAGGGCAACAAAAAAGCGATAAGAAATCTTCAATGGCCAAAAAAGAGAACTCTAACAAAAAGAAAAAAGAGGGTGGCAGTTCAAATATGAAAGTAAGTGCCAGTGCCAGCAGCGGTGCTGAAGATAGCGGTAAAAAAACTTCTTCAGAGTCAAAAGTTGATTTGAACTCTGGAAAAGCTAAACTAAGCTCAAAGCAGTATGAACTAATTAATAGAAGGGGAGTTAATGAGAAGCAACCTTGGTAG
- a CDS encoding BatD family protein, translated as MRSNLGRIFLIILIFLSLNAFASTYKWSVKSDKAEAMTNEAIYLKYVCEYSDAAGLYVIEFNPVVDNEKYSIELLSESENITDGKKINVFEFIAFVKVPGEMSFIFDTRMKKTNKDSIQNTVLGRDNADYEEFSTRFIRQEAIVVNVKQSSSDLVGEFVLNAKKDKEQLKAFEPYHLEISIAGSGDFKLIKPILFEIDGVKIFSQKVIQDVKLTKNGYQGSWSQKFAFVGEKDFTIPKLSIEYFDIKEKKAKELIVEETQIKITKAYKKEELLDVEQKSFEFSYNFIYYILTFIAGFLFAKINFKRVKKLNFADSSFLAKVDNAKSFDELMIILALKDARKYESFIRKVETKEIKSLKEAKKALINE; from the coding sequence ATGAGAAGCAACCTTGGTAGAATTTTTTTAATAATTTTAATCTTTTTAAGTCTGAATGCTTTTGCATCTACATACAAATGGAGTGTTAAATCAGATAAAGCAGAGGCTATGACAAACGAAGCAATATACTTAAAGTATGTCTGTGAGTATAGCGATGCAGCAGGACTTTATGTAATAGAATTTAACCCGGTAGTTGATAATGAAAAATACTCTATAGAATTGCTTAGCGAGAGTGAGAATATTACAGATGGCAAAAAAATAAATGTTTTTGAGTTTATTGCATTTGTCAAAGTACCTGGAGAGATGAGCTTCATATTTGATACAAGAATGAAAAAAACAAATAAAGACTCTATCCAAAATACTGTTTTAGGTCGTGATAATGCTGATTACGAAGAGTTTTCAACACGTTTTATAAGGCAAGAAGCTATAGTTGTAAATGTTAAACAAAGTAGTAGCGACCTTGTTGGAGAATTTGTTTTAAATGCAAAAAAAGACAAAGAGCAGTTAAAAGCCTTTGAGCCTTACCATCTTGAAATAAGCATAGCCGGAAGTGGAGATTTTAAACTTATAAAGCCTATCTTATTTGAGATAGATGGAGTTAAAATATTTTCTCAAAAAGTGATTCAAGATGTAAAGCTGACAAAAAATGGATATCAAGGTTCATGGAGTCAAAAGTTTGCTTTTGTAGGTGAAAAAGATTTCACAATACCAAAGTTAAGCATAGAATACTTTGATATAAAAGAGAAAAAAGCTAAAGAATTGATAGTAGAAGAGACACAAATAAAAATTACAAAGGCTTACAAAAAAGAAGAACTCTTAGATGTAGAGCAAAAGAGCTTTGAATTCAGTTATAACTTTATTTATTACATCTTAACTTTTATAGCAGGGTTTCTTTTTGCAAAGATAAATTTTAAAAGAGTAAAAAAACTAAACTTCGCAGATTCATCATTTCTTGCAAAAGTTGATAATGCAAAATCTTTTGATGAGTTGATGATAATTTTGGCTTTAAAAGATGCAAGAAAATATGAAAGCTTTATAAGAAAAGTAGAAACAAAAGAGATAAAATCTTTAAAAGAGGCAAAAAAAGCACTGATTAATGAGTAG
- a CDS encoding LptM family lipoprotein: MKKLILFLIISGIVLFLAGCGAGGPKIVIPSYTAPKEAAKLSKIETKDEFISDGAYLAVWLNPDVKDAKKTNAKLEQMLIDSVKAKFTETNFVTIDPLGDEKGVSLSMSISNYDYKSSGSKISLALEVTFILSRGTDEFLVKKYSDRKNRQSSDSTKLPTENELASQAVSKVVKYFISDISPLKTNQLREFKSLPQELSPVIEYAQRKNYKGAIKLMNNYKGKKDMNYHYDLAILYEAQASVTEDLKLLKYAESNYEEAMALGGINDKLVVSAKARFDNFYELLGKTKKQDFANQALRNDRDSMAGSSDSEYK; the protein is encoded by the coding sequence ATGAAAAAGTTAATTCTGTTTTTGATTATCTCTGGAATAGTGCTCTTTTTAGCAGGTTGTGGTGCAGGTGGACCAAAAATAGTAATCCCATCATATACAGCTCCAAAAGAAGCTGCAAAGCTATCTAAAATAGAGACAAAAGATGAGTTTATATCTGATGGTGCATATTTGGCTGTATGGTTAAATCCAGATGTGAAAGATGCAAAAAAGACAAATGCCAAATTAGAGCAGATGCTAATCGACAGTGTGAAAGCAAAGTTTACAGAGACTAACTTTGTGACAATAGACCCACTTGGTGATGAAAAGGGTGTATCACTTAGTATGAGCATCTCTAACTATGATTACAAGAGTAGCGGGTCAAAGATATCGCTAGCACTTGAAGTGACATTTATACTCTCTCGCGGTACTGATGAGTTTTTAGTGAAAAAGTATAGTGATAGAAAAAATCGTCAATCAAGTGACTCTACAAAACTCCCAACTGAAAATGAACTTGCATCTCAGGCAGTTAGTAAGGTTGTGAAATACTTTATCTCAGATATATCTCCTCTTAAAACTAATCAACTCCGCGAGTTCAAATCTCTACCTCAGGAATTAAGTCCAGTAATCGAATATGCGCAGAGAAAAAACTACAAGGGCGCCATAAAACTTATGAATAACTATAAGGGTAAAAAAGATATGAATTATCACTATGACTTAGCTATTCTTTATGAAGCCCAAGCTAGTGTAACCGAAGATCTTAAACTTTTAAAATATGCAGAGTCAAATTATGAAGAAGCTATGGCACTGGGTGGGATTAATGATAAGTTAGTTGTAAGTGCAAAAGCTAGGTTTGATAATTTTTATGAACTGTTAGGAAAAACAAAAAAACAGGATTTTGCAAACCAAGCTCTAAGAAATGACAGAGATTCTATGGCTGGCAGTTCCGATAGTGAGTATAAATAA
- a CDS encoding LPP20 family lipoprotein: MNIKRVLIFLTLSILTTCAATISLPSDTNKYFYAIGYGETLRDAKTDALATISAKISVNVASNFSNSVTANRQSGNEDVLSTTKSEVVSKSKNIEYTDVKVQESLNDGKQWIVLVEVDRAILTATYVRKLNVVDAKLKAEWEIYKEAGYFEKLKISAGINKYLKETDSFFPLLHALDSDYDDSKYSSRYMNYTKEMRKAKSELVFKIISDKNSEPLASLIRSQLSLENATFHNKNYNVLIKITTTAKTRKYRSTNDKFAKLTFALRDTTIKATDKVGNVVSNVLYKTKSGSSEGFEDAIARTAKYEEMIAKEGIISFITGN; this comes from the coding sequence ATGAATATCAAAAGAGTTTTAATTTTTTTAACTTTGAGTATTTTAACTACCTGTGCTGCTACTATCTCTTTACCATCAGATACAAACAAATACTTTTACGCAATTGGATATGGTGAAACACTTCGAGATGCCAAGACTGATGCTCTTGCAACTATCAGTGCTAAAATATCTGTAAATGTAGCATCTAACTTTTCTAACTCTGTTACTGCGAATAGACAGAGTGGAAATGAAGATGTTTTATCTACTACAAAAAGTGAAGTAGTAAGTAAAAGTAAAAATATTGAGTATACGGATGTAAAAGTTCAAGAGAGTTTAAATGATGGTAAACAGTGGATAGTGTTGGTTGAAGTTGATAGAGCTATACTGACTGCAACTTACGTGAGAAAGCTTAATGTGGTAGATGCTAAGTTAAAAGCAGAATGGGAAATATACAAAGAAGCTGGTTACTTCGAGAAACTGAAAATTTCTGCTGGTATAAACAAGTACCTAAAAGAAACAGATAGTTTCTTTCCTCTGCTTCATGCGCTAGATTCTGACTATGATGATTCTAAATATAGTTCTAGATATATGAACTATACAAAAGAGATGAGAAAAGCAAAGAGTGAGTTGGTATTTAAGATAATATCAGATAAAAACTCTGAACCTTTGGCTTCACTTATTCGCTCTCAACTAAGCCTAGAGAATGCTACTTTTCATAACAAAAATTATAATGTACTGATCAAGATTACAACAACAGCAAAAACAAGAAAGTATAGATCAACAAATGACAAGTTTGCTAAACTAACTTTTGCACTTAGAGACACTACAATCAAAGCAACAGATAAAGTTGGAAATGTAGTGTCAAATGTTCTTTATAAAACAAAATCAGGTTCATCTGAAGGTTTTGAAGATGCAATTGCAAGAACAGCTAAATATGAAGAGATGATAGCTAAAGAAGGGATTATTTCTTTTATAACCGGTAATTGA
- a CDS encoding CsgG/HfaB family protein has product MKLSLKLLLTASAVALLMSGCAQKVRIKALNPAEVGEMATKKKVAISGFRNDKHGLSGKIESEISKHELDKKRYFTVVSRKDLDKIMAEQKLQSSELMNEATATKVGKLIGAQAVINGEIASATASSGRYTENREKCLKYTKQGCAQYRYYTVTCKTVQAEVSANLNIVNVETGSIIYGDTINKEYNGDSCKNNILSEGQALNRLTSAIANEFVYKLTPHYVYFNVALLDKIELKEVTKEQEKTFENSLAYIKAGRMDKAETMLQGLLDQVDGKSYVVAYAYGVVNEAQGKFDEAKKIYAMADGLTVEPVDEINLAVTRIDNMIAKREEAKKQMNAK; this is encoded by the coding sequence ATGAAATTATCACTAAAGCTGTTACTAACAGCATCTGCTGTTGCACTACTGATGAGCGGTTGTGCTCAAAAGGTTAGAATCAAAGCACTAAATCCGGCTGAGGTTGGAGAGATGGCTACAAAGAAAAAAGTTGCGATTAGCGGTTTTAGAAATGATAAACATGGTTTATCTGGTAAAATTGAATCTGAAATATCTAAGCATGAGTTAGATAAAAAAAGATATTTTACTGTTGTTAGCAGAAAAGATTTAGACAAAATTATGGCGGAACAAAAACTTCAGTCATCAGAGTTAATGAATGAAGCTACTGCTACTAAAGTCGGTAAACTAATCGGTGCTCAAGCTGTTATAAATGGAGAGATTGCTTCTGCTACTGCTAGTTCTGGCAGATATACAGAAAATAGAGAAAAATGTCTTAAATATACTAAACAGGGGTGTGCACAATACAGATACTATACTGTTACGTGTAAAACAGTTCAAGCAGAAGTCTCTGCTAATCTTAACATTGTGAATGTAGAGACTGGTTCAATCATCTATGGAGATACTATCAATAAAGAATATAATGGTGATTCTTGTAAAAACAATATTCTTTCTGAAGGTCAAGCTTTAAACAGACTAACATCAGCTATCGCTAACGAGTTTGTATATAAGTTAACTCCTCACTATGTATATTTTAATGTTGCATTACTTGATAAGATAGAATTAAAAGAAGTAACTAAAGAGCAGGAAAAAACTTTTGAAAATTCATTGGCATATATCAAAGCTGGCCGTATGGATAAGGCAGAGACTATGCTTCAGGGACTTCTTGATCAAGTTGATGGAAAATCTTACGTAGTTGCATATGCTTATGGTGTTGTAAATGAAGCACAGGGTAAATTCGATGAAGCTAAAAAGATATACGCTATGGCTGATGGATTGACAGTTGAGCCTGTTGATGAGATAAATTTAGCAGTAACAAGAATTGACAACATGATTGCTAAAAGAGAAGAAGCTAAGAAGCAAATGAATGCTAAGTAA
- a CDS encoding LPP20 family lipoprotein, protein MLSKNKLFKSFLLLTSTALIFSGCGGSSSAATPAAKPIPKVMPAWINAPLPNDNEQFMYGMSIASDRDSAIKAALSDMIAKLGTTIESSYESNEKVQGAYVDSTIKNQIKSDVSKIKINNYKVIQSHKVSYREFAVMIETDKRNLVKGLKENLEAEKKSISQEYDSLKDRDSLTRYNTKKELSERASKLLSEVLMISELDKSFNKKENLDYIAKKQKEFLAESKELKFFVGGNEKSAKFADSIKNYLAQNGYNVTNTNKNAVEIKVKTTDNINYGNSMSIAVLTINVSVFDKQQRIGGKSVVVKERYNGSIDSVYKNASIHLEQDIKSQGINEVIGINLKID, encoded by the coding sequence ATGCTAAGTAAAAATAAACTGTTTAAAAGTTTTTTATTATTAACATCTACAGCTCTAATCTTTAGTGGTTGTGGCGGCAGCAGTTCTGCTGCTACCCCTGCTGCTAAACCAATTCCAAAAGTTATGCCAGCGTGGATAAATGCTCCACTTCCTAATGATAATGAACAATTTATGTATGGAATGAGTATAGCATCTGACAGAGATTCTGCTATAAAAGCGGCACTTAGCGATATGATTGCAAAACTTGGGACTACTATAGAATCTTCTTATGAGAGCAACGAAAAAGTTCAAGGTGCTTATGTAGATTCTACAATCAAAAATCAAATAAAATCTGATGTTTCTAAGATAAAGATAAATAACTATAAAGTTATTCAATCACATAAAGTTAGTTACAGAGAATTTGCTGTTATGATTGAAACAGATAAGCGAAATCTTGTTAAGGGATTAAAAGAAAACCTTGAAGCTGAGAAAAAAAGCATATCTCAAGAGTATGATTCACTTAAAGACAGAGATTCTCTAACTAGGTACAATACTAAAAAAGAGTTGTCTGAGAGAGCAAGCAAGTTATTGTCTGAAGTTCTTATGATCTCAGAGCTAGACAAGAGTTTTAACAAAAAAGAAAACTTAGACTATATAGCTAAAAAACAAAAAGAATTTTTGGCAGAGTCTAAAGAATTAAAGTTTTTTGTTGGTGGTAATGAAAAATCAGCTAAGTTCGCTGATAGTATAAAAAACTACCTTGCGCAAAATGGTTATAACGTTACAAACACTAACAAGAATGCAGTAGAGATAAAAGTTAAGACTACAGATAATATTAATTATGGTAATTCTATGAGTATAGCTGTTTTAACAATAAATGTCAGTGTATTTGACAAGCAACAACGCATTGGCGGTAAGTCAGTTGTAGTTAAAGAGAGATATAACGGCTCAATAGATAGTGTATATAAAAATGCTTCTATTCACTTAGAACAAGATATCAAGTCTCAGGGTATTAACGAAGTTATAGGCATTAATCTTAAAATAGATTAA